The Methanofollis sp. genome contains the following window.
AGATCATCTCGTCCATCCTCGACAAAGAGGGTTTTGAGACGGTCTGCGCCAGGAACGGACGTGAAGGGCTGGACCTTGCAGCCGAAAATCCACCCGATCTGATCATCCTTGACCTCCTGATGCCTGAGATGGACGGTTTCGAAATGATGAAGCAGCTCCGTGACCGCGGGCTGACGACCCCGGTCATCATCCTGACCGCGGACATTCAGGAGTCGACCCTGGACACATGCCGTAAGATGGGCGCGAGGGCATGCCTCAACAAACCGCTGAAAAAAGACGATTTTCTGGTGACTATCAGAGATATACTCGATCAGGGCGGGATCTGATGGACGTCGACCCCGAAGATAT
Protein-coding sequences here:
- a CDS encoding response regulator, translated to MPRILITDDSSFQRKIISSILDKEGFETVCARNGREGLDLAAENPPDLIILDLLMPEMDGFEMMKQLRDRGLTTPVIILTADIQESTLDTCRKMGARACLNKPLKKDDFLVTIRDILDQGGI